A genomic region of Alkalispirochaeta americana contains the following coding sequences:
- the eno gene encoding phosphopyruvate hydratase, whose product MSMIETVEAREILDSRGNPTIEVDVYLEDGSMGRAAVPSGASTGEHEAVELRDGDKSRFMGKGVLKAIENVNGEIAEEVEGLDALDQVEVDRTMIELDGTDNKARLGANAILGVSMAVARAAADHLGLPLFKYLGAYHSTVLPVPMANIINGGSHADNSVDFQEFMVMPVGADSLRNGVRMITEVFHNLKKILHDAGYSTAVGDEGGFAPNLKSNEEAVQVILKAIEAAGYVPGEDIMIALDPAASEFYDAAKKKYVFKKSDGRELSSAEMADYWADWASKYPIISLEDGLDENDWEGWKILTDKIGDRVQLVGDDLFVTNTKRLSMGIEKGIANSILIKVNQIGTLTETFEAVDMAKRAGYTAVVSHRSGETEDSFIADLVVALETGQIKTGSLSRSDRLAKYNQLMRIEEMLDRTAEYPGMKAFNSIKR is encoded by the coding sequence ATGAGCATGATAGAAACAGTAGAAGCCCGCGAGATTCTCGACTCCCGGGGAAACCCGACCATTGAGGTGGACGTATACCTGGAAGACGGATCCATGGGCCGCGCCGCGGTACCTTCGGGAGCCTCCACGGGTGAGCACGAAGCAGTGGAGCTTCGCGACGGTGACAAGAGCCGCTTCATGGGCAAGGGTGTTCTGAAGGCGATCGAGAACGTGAACGGCGAGATTGCCGAAGAGGTTGAGGGTCTGGACGCGCTGGATCAGGTCGAGGTTGACCGCACCATGATCGAGCTGGACGGTACCGACAACAAGGCACGGCTGGGTGCGAACGCGATCCTCGGTGTCTCCATGGCCGTGGCCCGTGCTGCCGCCGATCACCTGGGACTTCCCCTCTTCAAGTACCTGGGTGCCTACCACTCCACGGTTCTTCCCGTTCCCATGGCAAATATCATCAACGGCGGTTCCCACGCCGATAACTCCGTGGACTTCCAGGAGTTCATGGTTATGCCCGTTGGCGCCGACAGCCTCCGCAACGGTGTCCGCATGATCACCGAGGTTTTCCACAACCTCAAGAAAATCCTCCACGACGCAGGCTACAGCACTGCCGTTGGCGACGAGGGCGGGTTTGCGCCGAACCTCAAGAGCAACGAAGAGGCCGTTCAGGTCATCCTCAAGGCGATCGAGGCAGCAGGCTACGTCCCCGGCGAGGACATCATGATCGCCCTGGACCCCGCAGCGAGCGAGTTCTACGATGCAGCCAAGAAGAAGTACGTCTTCAAGAAGAGCGACGGCCGCGAGCTTTCCAGCGCCGAGATGGCCGACTACTGGGCCGACTGGGCAAGCAAGTACCCCATCATCTCTCTCGAGGATGGTCTGGACGAGAACGACTGGGAAGGCTGGAAGATCCTCACCGACAAGATCGGAGACCGGGTACAGCTGGTTGGTGACGACCTCTTTGTGACCAACACCAAGCGCCTGAGCATGGGAATCGAGAAGGGCATCGCCAACAGTATTCTGATCAAGGTGAACCAGATCGGAACTCTCACGGAGACCTTCGAGGCTGTGGATATGGCCAAGCGCGCCGGATATACCGCTGTGGTGAGCCACCGAAGCGGCGAGACCGAGGACAGCTTCATCGCTGATCTCGTGGTGGCCCTGGAGACAGGACAGATCAAGACAGGTTCCCTCTCCCGCAGCGACAGACTGGCAAAATACAACCAGCTCATGCGGATCGAGGAGATGCTGGATCGTACCGCCGAGTACCCCGGCATGAAGGCCTTCAACTCCATCAAGCGCTAA
- the proS gene encoding proline--tRNA ligase, which yields MLYSRQFTKTVLSVPKDVRTSGYRYLLQAGYIRSLGPGLFSYTPLGMRVLRNLQGIVQEEMERLGGQEVLTPLVNPRDIWVSSGRDSLIEQEMVRFNDRSGRRLVLAPTHEEAMVELVRQGLRSYRDLPIFLYQFQTKFRDESRLRNGLVRTREFLMKDAYSFHRSFADLNGFFPKVHAAYQRIFSRCQVPVIAAQAGVGYMGGERSYEFLMPCDSGDDDLVQCDSCGYAANGDVACGDVDNVQNPPLPMEPVGPPEGKTVRTLNGMRQARDIPRDRLAKAMLYRTSHGLVMAVIRGDHQVSQEKLNQVIAEPILGPADGKDLAGINLSGPWLSPLDLPDEAQEALSIVVDENLAAGCNLFAGSNRPGECYRNVNFGRDFGADHVADIIRIPEGAQCRHCLDGVLRRVRAVELGNIFRLGTYYTAAMNLSVRDERGRQIHPHMGCYGIGMGRLMSAIVEANHDDRGIIWPSEVAPFSVYLMSIGKSLSVRRLAQELYQELQEITLYDDRYESISHKLKDADLLGIPIRVVISRESVTDGVIEVARRSGTEPLRVPREELVATVRSLLSEESRV from the coding sequence ATGCTGTATTCAAGGCAATTTACAAAAACAGTTCTCTCCGTCCCCAAGGATGTTCGCACGTCGGGGTATCGATATCTCCTTCAGGCCGGGTACATCCGTTCTCTGGGGCCGGGGCTCTTTTCCTACACTCCTTTGGGAATGAGGGTCCTCCGGAACCTGCAGGGAATAGTCCAGGAAGAGATGGAACGCCTGGGAGGTCAGGAGGTTCTGACACCACTGGTGAACCCCCGGGATATCTGGGTTTCCAGCGGGCGCGACAGTCTTATCGAGCAGGAGATGGTGCGGTTCAACGACAGGAGCGGACGGCGTCTGGTTCTTGCCCCCACCCACGAGGAGGCCATGGTCGAGCTTGTCCGGCAGGGCCTCCGCAGCTATCGGGATCTGCCGATCTTCCTCTATCAGTTCCAGACCAAGTTTCGTGACGAGTCACGGCTTCGCAACGGACTGGTGCGGACTCGAGAGTTTCTCATGAAAGACGCCTATTCCTTCCATCGGAGCTTTGCCGATCTGAATGGATTTTTCCCCAAGGTCCATGCCGCCTACCAGCGCATCTTTTCGCGCTGCCAGGTGCCGGTGATCGCTGCCCAGGCCGGGGTCGGCTATATGGGGGGCGAGCGAAGCTACGAGTTTCTTATGCCCTGCGACAGCGGCGATGACGATCTGGTCCAATGCGATTCCTGCGGCTACGCGGCAAACGGTGATGTGGCCTGCGGTGATGTAGATAACGTCCAGAATCCGCCGCTGCCCATGGAGCCCGTGGGCCCCCCCGAGGGCAAGACGGTACGCACCCTGAACGGGATGCGTCAGGCCCGGGATATCCCCCGGGACCGACTGGCAAAGGCGATGCTCTACAGAACCAGCCATGGCTTGGTCATGGCCGTTATCCGGGGTGATCACCAGGTGAGCCAGGAGAAGCTGAACCAGGTGATAGCTGAACCGATTCTGGGTCCCGCCGATGGTAAGGATCTGGCCGGGATTAACCTCTCGGGGCCCTGGCTTTCGCCGCTGGATCTGCCCGACGAGGCTCAGGAGGCTCTTTCCATCGTGGTGGACGAGAATCTTGCGGCAGGATGCAACCTCTTTGCGGGGTCCAACAGGCCCGGTGAGTGTTACCGCAATGTGAACTTCGGCCGCGATTTCGGAGCCGATCACGTGGCAGACATTATCCGCATTCCCGAGGGGGCCCAGTGCCGGCATTGCCTGGACGGGGTGCTGCGCAGGGTGCGGGCCGTGGAGTTGGGGAACATTTTCCGACTCGGCACCTACTACACCGCGGCGATGAATCTCTCCGTTCGCGATGAACGGGGCCGACAGATTCACCCTCACATGGGGTGCTACGGCATCGGTATGGGACGGCTCATGTCGGCGATCGTCGAGGCAAATCACGACGACCGGGGAATTATCTGGCCTTCCGAGGTGGCTCCCTTCTCGGTCTATCTCATGTCTATCGGAAAATCTCTCTCCGTGCGGCGGCTCGCTCAGGAGTTGTATCAGGAACTCCAGGAGATCACTCTCTACGACGACCGCTACGAGTCGATCAGCCACAAGTTGAAGGATGCGGACCTTCTCGGGATACCCATTCGGGTGGTAATATCCCGGGAGTCCGTCACGGACGGGGTAATAGAGGTGGCTCGTCGCTCCGGCACCGAACCCTTGCGGGTTCCCCGGGAGGAGCTTGTTGCCACTGTGAGGTCCCTGCTATCGGAGGAGTCTCGTGTTTGA
- a CDS encoding GNAT family N-acetyltransferase, protein MFELTDELVRQIIFAMENQNIHYMLDTELGVLVREELVPPEERPPQEESPEEEQLLEPSRRYQPLPGWTSADGFYLMERFLGELHNPVARNALQEILLSGKRVFRRFKDTIREYPEVEKRYYRFKFVEMRRYVREWYSRLMELAGLDTRELEADQDLDDLVLTDISLVSLDQATRQELSRLFCSLDQEAFTEAYPDLPEDLRFYLQRNRFGSFSGDPGCEKSRIFGAFTPQETLCGFLWLFREALEGDDIVWEIHQLYVYPEHRGLGVASSLLDCAIDQARAEGVSHLISRLPGTATPQKALLRRVEGEPLRRDHLVPLAP, encoded by the coding sequence GTGTTTGAACTGACCGACGAACTGGTCCGGCAGATTATCTTTGCCATGGAAAATCAGAATATCCACTATATGCTGGATACGGAACTGGGAGTTTTGGTTCGGGAGGAGCTGGTCCCTCCCGAAGAGCGCCCTCCCCAGGAGGAATCTCCCGAGGAGGAACAGCTTCTGGAACCTTCGCGACGCTACCAGCCCCTTCCCGGTTGGACCAGTGCCGACGGGTTCTATCTCATGGAGCGGTTTCTCGGCGAACTCCACAATCCCGTGGCCCGAAACGCGCTTCAGGAGATTCTTCTCAGCGGAAAACGGGTCTTCCGCCGGTTCAAGGACACGATCCGGGAATACCCCGAGGTGGAAAAGCGCTACTACCGCTTCAAATTTGTGGAGATGCGCCGCTACGTTCGGGAGTGGTATTCCCGTCTCATGGAACTTGCCGGTCTGGATACCCGGGAACTGGAGGCTGATCAGGATCTGGACGATCTGGTCCTGACCGATATCTCCCTGGTTTCATTGGACCAGGCTACGCGGCAGGAGTTGTCACGGCTGTTCTGTTCTCTGGACCAGGAGGCCTTCACCGAAGCCTATCCCGACCTGCCAGAGGATCTGCGCTTCTACCTCCAACGCAACCGGTTCGGATCTTTTTCGGGCGACCCCGGATGCGAAAAAAGCAGGATCTTCGGAGCCTTTACTCCCCAGGAAACACTCTGCGGATTCTTGTGGCTCTTCAGGGAGGCCCTGGAAGGAGATGATATTGTCTGGGAGATCCATCAGCTCTACGTGTATCCCGAGCACCGGGGGCTGGGGGTTGCCTCGTCGCTGCTGGACTGCGCGATAGACCAGGCCAGGGCCGAGGGGGTCTCGCACCTGATCTCGCGCCTTCCCGGCACGGCCACGCCCCAGAAGGCGTTGTTGCGCCGGGTTGAGGGAGAACCCCTTCGGCGGGACCATCTTGTTCCGCTCGCCCCCTGA
- the flcA gene encoding periplasmic flagellar collar protein FlcA has translation MPSIERIEEFHASLAQLGNEPEIAANRGEIIEPPVPPKSALDDDDLSSLLGDASEDSESFARNQAERSQEEELQDTSALLADLDTLFDDGNGTDDGAPDGKGPDPGDRTDDSDAGADDDPFAAVDFGDDDIPGPPDFSFDPDESFDSEGAFDSEDAFDLEEAFASEDAPDPVADDEESLFGEDDSPGDDFFGTDEPGDDPLGEIEDLDSLEDADGPGDFDSPDDFGTDEPGDDPLGEIEDLDSLDDADGPGDFDSLDDFEAPDDFDSPEDLDSLEDLDELDETEELDPELEALSQAALGADLPAGEGDDPFADLQDFQVGDSFDDGFGSQVDAEFGDLLDSDSAEGETDDPQAAGPEMDPDELSDDPFADDDDPFDLPSVDDDLSSLSDEGFSLGDFGEEFDIDEDSIDEFAGLEVDEDVLDDDGEDLEAAPSALKDRQFSDQEFSAIQKTLNSLPLNVRIAAEEAIGSGKGAAQAVEALLKGLIQGESPSVLAERVSDITGKPLVVPKGYQKLTGAAFDAYRRSVRYRLVHVVLPLVRVAALATVAALILGFFVHRFVYRPIHAGMLYRQGYAHGQEDRFHRANETFQRAWELRPRRIWFLRYARLYAEKRQYDLAVEKYDQLVFGMDAQDRDFLRGMAARGLLAEVVTVDSRGRGKTVYDFLRVDREAILEHGLLQSEVLANYERADQLYEILLYGDEFDYDGLMGRGDNALRWAREDSSQYERARLAYADLLARYGDIDPVLMRFLRYFVRTDNLERTRELVHLFEVQSPRTEVDPRIYAEAAGYLLDKGIRADVRSMLVRAMGVERETPEIHYHMARYAREMQAPLEERRALDNARMTFAAAEPLSRERLRQQIDTDIRSAEYWFVRDELLKTVSDSDAALERYQEALSAGLLAPDRELARVFAVRADVEYYASGDFERALRLYDRAASQGYRPDEVEFKRGFINYEFGRFDRAMEQFLAIGSGNALEGGDNVLFARGNTLFQRGNYVAAEATYRSLMGRLLMRRDRIQTLLVEEDSAHRGLVEYLYRVKNNLGVTLHRQTERSLSSENLQAEALVFLQQSAEIAENYLRDRDTGERALARNLAYLNVREILNPTRDYRPQIFQRLPRDMEQVLF, from the coding sequence ATGCCGTCAATTGAGCGAATCGAAGAGTTTCATGCATCTCTTGCACAGTTAGGCAACGAACCGGAGATCGCTGCGAACCGGGGCGAGATAATCGAGCCACCGGTTCCGCCCAAGTCTGCCCTGGACGATGATGATCTGTCGAGCCTTCTGGGCGACGCCTCGGAAGACAGTGAATCCTTTGCCCGCAATCAGGCCGAACGGTCACAAGAGGAAGAGCTTCAGGATACGTCGGCTCTTCTGGCCGATCTGGATACGCTCTTTGATGACGGGAATGGTACTGACGATGGTGCCCCTGACGGGAAAGGCCCTGATCCAGGCGACAGAACCGACGACAGCGATGCCGGGGCCGATGACGATCCCTTTGCAGCTGTGGACTTTGGCGACGACGATATCCCGGGACCTCCTGATTTTTCTTTTGACCCCGACGAGTCTTTCGATTCAGAAGGGGCTTTTGATTCGGAAGATGCCTTCGATCTTGAAGAGGCCTTCGCATCCGAAGACGCTCCTGATCCTGTGGCCGATGATGAGGAATCGCTTTTTGGTGAGGATGATTCTCCAGGCGATGATTTCTTTGGTACCGACGAACCCGGCGACGATCCCCTTGGAGAAATCGAAGACCTCGATTCCCTGGAAGATGCCGATGGGCCGGGCGACTTCGATTCCCCGGATGACTTTGGTACCGACGAACCCGGCGACGATCCCCTTGGAGAGATTGAAGACCTCGATTCCCTGGACGATGCCGATGGGCCGGGCGACTTCGATTCCCTGGATGACTTTGAAGCCCCGGACGACTTCGATTCCCCGGAAGACCTGGACTCCCTGGAAGACCTGGACGAACTCGATGAGACCGAGGAGCTGGATCCGGAGCTGGAAGCGCTCTCCCAGGCCGCTCTGGGAGCTGACCTCCCGGCCGGGGAGGGAGATGATCCCTTCGCCGATCTCCAGGATTTCCAGGTGGGAGATTCCTTTGACGACGGCTTTGGCTCCCAGGTGGATGCCGAGTTTGGTGATCTGCTGGATTCGGATAGCGCCGAAGGCGAGACAGATGACCCACAGGCCGCTGGTCCGGAGATGGACCCTGACGAGCTGAGCGATGATCCCTTCGCCGATGACGATGACCCCTTCGATCTCCCCTCGGTGGATGACGACCTGAGCAGTCTCTCCGACGAGGGCTTCAGTCTGGGAGATTTCGGTGAAGAGTTTGATATCGACGAAGATTCGATCGATGAGTTCGCCGGTCTCGAGGTGGATGAGGATGTCCTGGACGACGACGGAGAGGACCTGGAGGCGGCTCCCTCGGCCCTGAAAGACCGCCAGTTTTCTGACCAGGAGTTTTCGGCAATCCAGAAGACCCTGAACTCCCTCCCCTTGAATGTTCGGATTGCCGCAGAGGAGGCGATCGGTTCCGGCAAGGGAGCTGCCCAGGCCGTGGAAGCTCTCCTGAAGGGGCTGATCCAGGGGGAGAGCCCTTCGGTTCTGGCTGAACGAGTTTCAGACATAACGGGAAAACCCCTTGTTGTCCCCAAGGGCTACCAGAAGCTCACCGGGGCAGCCTTTGATGCCTACCGGCGATCGGTCCGCTATCGTCTTGTCCACGTGGTGCTTCCCCTGGTGCGGGTGGCGGCCCTGGCTACCGTGGCAGCCCTTATCCTGGGGTTTTTCGTGCACCGCTTTGTCTACCGGCCGATCCACGCGGGAATGCTCTACCGCCAGGGCTACGCCCACGGCCAGGAGGATCGCTTCCACCGGGCAAATGAGACCTTCCAGCGCGCCTGGGAACTGCGTCCCCGACGAATCTGGTTTCTCCGCTACGCCCGGCTCTACGCAGAAAAACGCCAGTACGATCTGGCTGTGGAAAAGTACGACCAGCTTGTTTTCGGCATGGATGCGCAGGATCGGGATTTCCTACGGGGCATGGCCGCCCGGGGCCTCCTGGCCGAGGTGGTGACGGTGGATTCCCGGGGACGGGGGAAGACCGTCTACGATTTCCTTCGGGTGGATCGCGAGGCGATTCTCGAGCATGGTCTGCTTCAATCGGAGGTCCTGGCGAATTACGAACGAGCCGACCAGCTCTATGAGATTTTGCTCTACGGCGATGAGTTTGATTACGATGGCTTGATGGGCCGTGGAGATAACGCCCTGCGCTGGGCCCGGGAAGATTCAAGCCAGTACGAACGGGCTCGCCTGGCCTACGCTGATCTTTTGGCTCGCTATGGCGACATCGATCCCGTTCTCATGCGGTTTCTGCGGTATTTTGTTCGGACCGATAACCTGGAACGAACCCGTGAACTGGTTCACCTCTTTGAGGTTCAGTCTCCCCGGACCGAGGTGGATCCCCGAATCTACGCCGAAGCGGCAGGCTATCTTCTGGACAAGGGAATCCGCGCCGATGTCCGGTCCATGCTTGTGCGGGCCATGGGGGTGGAGCGGGAGACTCCGGAAATCCATTATCACATGGCTCGCTACGCCCGGGAGATGCAGGCTCCCCTGGAGGAACGCCGCGCCCTGGATAACGCCCGCATGACCTTTGCGGCCGCTGAACCACTCTCGCGAGAGCGATTGCGCCAGCAAATTGATACCGATATCCGAAGCGCCGAGTACTGGTTTGTCCGGGATGAGCTGCTCAAAACTGTATCCGATTCTGATGCCGCCCTGGAGCGCTATCAGGAGGCACTCTCGGCAGGGCTCCTGGCCCCCGATCGGGAGCTGGCACGGGTTTTTGCAGTGCGGGCCGATGTGGAATATTACGCTTCGGGAGATTTTGAGCGCGCCCTGCGTCTCTACGATCGCGCTGCTTCCCAGGGGTATCGGCCCGACGAGGTTGAGTTTAAACGGGGGTTTATCAACTACGAGTTTGGCCGCTTCGATCGGGCCATGGAACAGTTTCTCGCGATTGGCTCGGGTAACGCCCTGGAGGGAGGCGATAACGTTCTCTTCGCCCGGGGAAACACCCTCTTTCAGCGCGGTAACTACGTTGCTGCCGAGGCAACCTATCGCAGTCTCATGGGTCGGCTCCTGATGCGTCGCGACCGGATCCAGACGCTCCTGGTGGAGGAAGATTCAGCCCACCGGGGCCTTGTGGAGTATCTCTACCGGGTCAAGAATAACCTGGGCGTCACCCTCCATCGCCAGACTGAACGGAGTCTCTCCTCGGAGAACCTCCAGGCCGAGGCGCTGGTATTCCTTCAGCAGTCGGCGGAGATCGCCGAGAACTACCTTCGGGATCGCGATACGGGGGAACGGGCTCTTGCCCGAAATCTGGCGTACCTCAACGTTCGGGAAATCCTGAACCCCACTCGGGACTACCGGCCCCAGATTTTTCAGCGCTTGCCCCGGGATATGGAACAGGTGCTCTTTTAG
- a CDS encoding succinylglutamate desuccinylase/aspartoacylase domain-containing protein gives MRRSEHPLLSSFIVHSAVLCGGTHGNERTGVTCVRRRQGEEPDREPSPDLLPRPQQPETFQLTPVIANPKAVHLNRRYVDFDLNRCFATEDLSCQDWPDYERQRAGVLNQRFGPKGGSDPACQLLIDLHTTTADLGPTVIINEEDLFARLLAAAVQAELPQLRVLSYFAAPGGKALRDTSAGAGAPGGGGPAASHHPGDYPYLAEITTSGIEVEIGPIPQGLVRGDTQIMNERIVNSLVKTVDSWNRDTPLEIPETLLVYRFTGDQDYPRDHRGAITAMIHPDFQGRDFSILAPGDPLFLDFQGNTIPYQGPGGLRPVFINEASYYEKRTAFTLTEEQTLPLVPR, from the coding sequence ATGAGACGCTCCGAACACCCTCTTCTCTCTTCCTTCATCGTTCATTCCGCAGTCCTCTGCGGAGGAACTCACGGAAACGAACGTACGGGGGTTACCTGCGTGCGACGGCGTCAGGGCGAAGAACCTGACCGGGAGCCTTCTCCGGATCTGCTTCCCCGGCCACAGCAGCCCGAGACCTTCCAGCTCACCCCGGTGATCGCAAACCCCAAAGCGGTCCACCTGAATCGGCGTTACGTTGATTTCGATCTGAACCGCTGTTTTGCCACAGAGGATCTTTCCTGCCAGGACTGGCCCGATTACGAGCGACAAAGGGCGGGTGTCCTGAATCAGCGCTTTGGCCCCAAGGGCGGGTCCGATCCTGCCTGCCAGTTGCTCATTGATCTTCACACCACCACGGCCGATCTGGGGCCTACGGTGATTATCAACGAGGAAGATCTCTTTGCCCGCCTTCTGGCAGCGGCGGTTCAGGCAGAGCTACCGCAGCTACGGGTCTTGAGCTACTTCGCGGCACCGGGCGGCAAGGCCCTGCGGGATACTTCCGCCGGAGCCGGGGCGCCCGGCGGAGGCGGCCCGGCGGCGTCACACCACCCCGGAGACTACCCCTACCTTGCCGAGATCACCACTTCGGGAATCGAGGTGGAGATTGGCCCGATACCGCAAGGCCTTGTCCGGGGGGATACCCAGATCATGAACGAACGCATCGTGAACAGCCTGGTGAAAACCGTGGACTCCTGGAACCGGGACACCCCCCTGGAAATCCCCGAGACACTCCTGGTCTACCGGTTCACGGGAGACCAGGATTATCCCCGCGATCACCGGGGAGCCATCACCGCCATGATTCACCCCGACTTCCAGGGCAGGGATTTCTCGATCCTTGCCCCGGGAGATCCGCTTTTTCTTGATTTTCAGGGGAACACCATCCCGTACCAGGGACCGGGAGGGCTGAGGCCGGTTTTCATCAACGAGGCCTCGTACTACGAAAAACGAACGGCCTTCACCCTCACGGAAGAACAGACCCTGCCCCTGGTGCCCCGCTAA
- a CDS encoding SoxR reducing system RseC family protein: MDIKEWGCREVSRQGVVAAVQDTVADVEILQRSACAGCHVKVLCAAGESAVKTVQVAHQGNLRPGMTVRVSLEERIGWIGVAVGFVLPLVLVVTVLFSLSRVVPREELAGLVAVASLVPYYALVYAFRGFFARIVHFRVSEVDTGTEEQRGGAPFHIVRKEGTS, translated from the coding sequence ATGGATATAAAAGAATGGGGCTGTCGCGAGGTATCGCGACAGGGAGTTGTGGCGGCTGTACAAGACACCGTCGCCGATGTCGAGATTCTTCAGCGCAGCGCCTGCGCCGGATGCCACGTGAAAGTCCTCTGTGCTGCCGGAGAGTCGGCAGTGAAGACGGTCCAGGTTGCTCACCAGGGGAATTTGCGTCCGGGCATGACCGTCAGGGTCTCTCTGGAAGAACGCATCGGCTGGATCGGTGTGGCTGTGGGGTTTGTGCTCCCCCTGGTTCTGGTGGTGACGGTCCTCTTTTCCCTGAGCCGGGTCGTGCCCCGGGAGGAGCTGGCGGGACTGGTTGCAGTGGCCTCGCTGGTTCCGTATTACGCTCTTGTCTATGCGTTTCGTGGGTTTTTTGCCCGGATCGTTCATTTTCGGGTTTCCGAGGTGGACACCGGGACGGAGGAGCAGCGAGGTGGTGCTCCATTCCATATCGTGCGGAAGGAAGGTACGTCGTGA
- a CDS encoding RnfABCDGE type electron transport complex subunit B codes for MILFSVLTLGAVAALFATILYVISRVFAVEEDPRVAEVAEMLPGVNCGACGFPGCPGMAEALVAAADTGDISHMTCPPGGAETMSRIGSYFGLEVGAVKASVAVLRCGGTRECAPPKTAYDGPRSCVIAHSTFSGESGCPFGCLGYGDCDVVCPFDAITMNAETGLPEVDQELCTSCGACVKACPRSLFQIRPVGRRDRRVWINCRNREPALVAKKNCSVACIGCGKCKKVCDTVVQAITVENSLAFIDSDKCIACGKCVAVCPTKAIAATFDPPKPKPKKAETEPSST; via the coding sequence ATGATTCTCTTTTCGGTACTTACTCTTGGTGCCGTGGCCGCGCTCTTTGCCACAATCTTATACGTGATCTCGCGTGTGTTTGCTGTGGAGGAAGACCCGCGGGTGGCGGAGGTAGCCGAGATGCTGCCTGGGGTGAACTGTGGAGCCTGCGGATTTCCCGGGTGTCCCGGTATGGCGGAAGCGCTGGTGGCGGCTGCCGACACGGGCGATATTTCTCACATGACCTGTCCCCCCGGGGGTGCAGAGACGATGAGCAGGATCGGGAGCTATTTCGGGCTCGAGGTCGGGGCTGTAAAGGCCAGCGTTGCCGTTCTTCGCTGTGGCGGAACCCGTGAGTGTGCGCCGCCCAAGACCGCCTACGATGGTCCCCGTAGTTGCGTTATCGCCCACAGTACCTTTTCCGGTGAAAGCGGGTGTCCCTTCGGGTGTCTGGGCTACGGGGATTGCGATGTGGTCTGTCCCTTCGATGCAATCACCATGAACGCCGAGACAGGATTGCCCGAGGTTGATCAGGAGCTATGCACCAGTTGCGGAGCCTGCGTGAAGGCCTGCCCCCGTTCGCTTTTTCAGATTCGGCCTGTGGGACGCCGGGATCGGCGGGTCTGGATCAACTGCCGCAACCGGGAGCCTGCACTGGTGGCAAAGAAGAACTGCTCCGTGGCGTGTATCGGGTGCGGCAAGTGCAAGAAAGTTTGTGACACCGTGGTTCAGGCGATCACTGTGGAAAACAGCCTGGCCTTCATCGATTCCGACAAGTGCATTGCCTGCGGAAAGTGTGTTGCGGTGTGTCCCACCAAGGCGATCGCTGCAACCTTTGATCCTCCCAAACCCAAGCCCAAGAAAGCAGAGACGGAGCCCTCCTCCACCTGA